In the Anser cygnoides isolate HZ-2024a breed goose chromosome 27, Taihu_goose_T2T_genome, whole genome shotgun sequence genome, one interval contains:
- the LOC106048417 gene encoding uncharacterized protein isoform X3, translating into MLAAGPQVWMKLWCYRVVVQDLLQKAQQFHPWQTRDCPAVPQSDPCLRGDCSLPAPSAWPQSTCLAGIGVTYRLAWPFCKKRGAILANLAAAPSLRRIG; encoded by the exons GTTTGGATGAAGCTTTGGTGCTACAGAGTGGTGGTGCAGGATCTTCTCCAGAAGGCCCAGCAGTTCCACCCATGGCAAACCCGAG ATTGCCCTGCAGTGCCTCAGAGTGATCCGTGCCTGCGTGGTGACTGCAGCCTTCCTGCACCTTCAGCTTGGCCACAGAGCACGTGCTTGGCTGGCATCGGTGTGACTTACAGGCTAGCTTGGCCCTTCTGCAAGAAAAGAGGAGCCATTCTCGCAA ACCTTGCTGCAGCTCCATCGCTTCGAAGGATAGGATGA
- the LOC106048417 gene encoding uncharacterized protein isoform X1, translated as MLAAGPQVWMKLWCYRVVVQDLLQKAQQFHPWQTRDCPAVPQSDPCLRGDCSLPAPSAWPQSTCLAGIGVTYRLAWPFCKKRGAILAKVDPGMQNIDLCPGGAVDGAGIQRKEKAMDHMAIWCGEKDAAELGNSSKPPITPENGKGVENRSYGRRFLCTWSNTMRVTIILHAGQAGASVWTLTLMDLRVMCSHNGICRQLHCLPASEARTKAPCSVWGHPSVPVVAL; from the exons GTTTGGATGAAGCTTTGGTGCTACAGAGTGGTGGTGCAGGATCTTCTCCAGAAGGCCCAGCAGTTCCACCCATGGCAAACCCGAG ATTGCCCTGCAGTGCCTCAGAGTGATCCGTGCCTGCGTGGTGACTGCAGCCTTCCTGCACCTTCAGCTTGGCCACAGAGCACGTGCTTGGCTGGCATCGGTGTGACTTACAGGCTAGCTTGGCCCTTCTGCAAGAAAAGAGGAGCCATTCTCGCAA AGGTGGACCCTGGTATGCAGAATATCGACCTCTGCCCCGGAGGAGCTGTGGATGGAGctgggatccagaggaaggagaaggcaaTGGACCACATGGCCATTTGGTGTGGGGAGAAGGATGCAGCAGAGCTTGGAAACTCCTCCAAACCACCTATCACACCTGAGAATGGCAAGGGAGTAGAAAACAGATCTTATGGGAGGAGGTTTCTCTGCACCTGGAGCAACACCATGAGGGTGACCATCATCCTGCATGCTGGGCAAGCTGGTGCCTCTGTATGGACCCTTACCCTCATGGACTTAAGGGTAATGTGTTCTCACAATGGGATTTGCAGGCAGCTTCATTGCCTTCCTGCCTCAGAGGCAAGGACCAAAGCTCCCTGCTCGGTATGGGGACACCCATCAGTACCTGTTGTGGCTTTGTGA
- the LOC106048417 gene encoding uncharacterized protein isoform X2 has product MLAAGPQVWMKLWCYRVVVQDLLQKAQQFHPWQTRDCPAVPQSDPCLRGDCSLPAPSAWPQSTCLAGIGVTYRLAWPFCKKRGAILAKVDPGMQNIDLCPGGAVDGAGIQRKEKAMDHMAIWCGEKDAAELGNSSKPPITPENGKGVENRSYGRRFLCTWSNTMRVTIILHAGQAGASVWTLTLMDLRAGLL; this is encoded by the exons GTTTGGATGAAGCTTTGGTGCTACAGAGTGGTGGTGCAGGATCTTCTCCAGAAGGCCCAGCAGTTCCACCCATGGCAAACCCGAG ATTGCCCTGCAGTGCCTCAGAGTGATCCGTGCCTGCGTGGTGACTGCAGCCTTCCTGCACCTTCAGCTTGGCCACAGAGCACGTGCTTGGCTGGCATCGGTGTGACTTACAGGCTAGCTTGGCCCTTCTGCAAGAAAAGAGGAGCCATTCTCGCAA AGGTGGACCCTGGTATGCAGAATATCGACCTCTGCCCCGGAGGAGCTGTGGATGGAGctgggatccagaggaaggagaaggcaaTGGACCACATGGCCATTTGGTGTGGGGAGAAGGATGCAGCAGAGCTTGGAAACTCCTCCAAACCACCTATCACACCTGAGAATGGCAAGGGAGTAGAAAACAGATCTTATGGGAGGAGGTTTCTCTGCACCTGGAGCAACACCATGAGGGTGACCATCATCCTGCATGCTGGGCAAGCTGGTGCCTCTGTATGGACCCTTACCCTCATGGACTTAAGG GCTGGGCTGCTCTAA
- the LOC106048417 gene encoding uncharacterized protein isoform X4, translated as MLAAGPQVWMKLWCYRVVVQDLLQKAQQFHPWQTRDCPAVPQSDPCLRGDCSLPAPSAWPQSTCLAGIGVTYRLAWPFCKKRGAILAILRP; from the exons GTTTGGATGAAGCTTTGGTGCTACAGAGTGGTGGTGCAGGATCTTCTCCAGAAGGCCCAGCAGTTCCACCCATGGCAAACCCGAG ATTGCCCTGCAGTGCCTCAGAGTGATCCGTGCCTGCGTGGTGACTGCAGCCTTCCTGCACCTTCAGCTTGGCCACAGAGCACGTGCTTGGCTGGCATCGGTGTGACTTACAGGCTAGCTTGGCCCTTCTGCAAGAAAAGAGGAGCCATTCTCGCAA ttCTGCGGCCTTAA